Within the Halarcobacter mediterraneus genome, the region AATAAGCATGAAATTTGTGTAGAAGATTTTAAATCAATAGCAATTATTGAAGATGATAGTGATTTTGAAGCTTTTAAAAACTTTGGAATAGATGCTTGGATAAAAGCAACAGACTTAGGTGACTTAAATGGTTTATTAAACTTAATTGAAAAGAGGTATTTCTCATAATTATAGATTCACATTGTCATTTAGACAACAAACAATTTTATGACGATATTGATGAGGTTATATGTCGTGCCTTAGACCATGGAGTAAAAGGTTTCTTAATCCCTGGTGCTGACCCTGATGATCTTCCTAAAGCTATGCAATTAGCAGAAAAATATAAAGAAGTATTTTTTTCTGCTGGTGTTCATCCTTATGATATTAAAGCTTATGATAAAAAAATATTACAAGAATATATTTCTCATCCTAAGTGTATTGCAGTAGGAGAGTGTGGTTTAGATTATTTTAGATTACCTGAAGATGAACAAGAAAAGAAAGAAGAAGTTCAATTACAAAAAGAAATTTTTATAAAACAAATAGAGTTTGCAAAAGAAGTAAAAAAGCCTTTAATAGTACATGTTCGTGAAGCTTCTAATGATTCTAGAACTATATTAGAAAACTATGGAGCAAAAGAGGTTGGTGGTGTTTTACATTGCTTTAACGCAAGTGAACATTTATTACCTTTATCTGAACATAATTTCTATTTTGGAATAGGTGGTGTTTTAACTTTTAAAAATGCTAGAAAATTAGTTGAAGTTTTACCTAAAATTCCTAGAGATAAAATTATTTTAGAAACAGATTGCCCTTATTTAACTCCTCATCCCCATAGAGGAAAAAGAAATGAACCTTTTTACACTACTTTTGTAGCTCAAAAAGTTTCTGAACTTTTAAATTTAGAACTTAGCGAGGTTGAGAAGCTTACCGTGGATAATACTAAAAATTTATTTAAGCAGTTTTCTACAATTATTTAGATAAAATATTACCTATTTCACAAAAATAGGATAGTATTTGAGAAAACTTGCTTTATTATTTGCCCTTTCATTTTACTCGTACGCTTCGTTAATTGGTTCTAGTTACTCACAAAGAGATTTAAGTATTTTAGAAAATTTAGATATTAACCCTTCATTTATTACAGACTATAAACTTCAAAAAGTTTATGAACAATATCAAAGTAAATATAATTCGAATAACTATATTGAAAAGTTAAATGAGGCTTCTTTATTTGTACCTAAAGTAAAAGATATTCTTAGACAAGAAGGAATACCTGATGTATTTATATATATGGCAATGGCAGAATCTAACTTTACAATTGATGCAAAATCAAGAGTGAGAGCAACAGGACTTTGGCAATTTATGAGTGCTACAGGAAGAAGATATGGTTTAGAAAATAATTTATATGTTGATGAAAGAATGGACTTAATTAAATCAACAAGAGCTGCTGCAAAATATTTAAATAGATTACATACATTATTTGGGAAATGGTACTTAGCTGCAATAGCTTATAACTGTGGTGAAGGTAGAGTTATAGAAGCAATTACAAGAGCTACAATAGATTTATATGTTGAAAAAAATCCTAAAATGAAAAATAATGAAAAGATTAAAGAATATAGAAAGATAATAAGAGCTTATCAAGAAAGAAGAGTTAGATTTAGAGAACTTAGAAAAGTTTATAATAGAGTTAAGAAATGGGGAATAGAACCAGATATTAATGATTTATTAAAAGTTCAAACAGTTGTAAGTAGACAATATATTCCAAGTGAAAGTAGAAGATATATTAGAAAAATTATCTCTTTAGCAATGATGAAATCTCAAAGTTTTATAAGACATGATGAAAATTCGCACTTACTTAATATGGGAATTTCAACAACGGTAGCTACTGTTCCTGTTAAAGGTGGACTTCATTTAAGAAATATTGCCCAATCAATTGGAATGACTTATGATGAGTTGTTAGGTTTAAATAAGCATATTAAACAATCAATAATTCCTCCTAATGAAGAGTTATATGAGATTAATATTCCATATAGTAGATTAAGTAGATTCAATGAGAATAAAGATACTATAAAAGATACTCAATATCTAGTACATATAGTAAAAAGAGGGGATACTTTATATGATCTTTCAAGAAAATATAATATACCTTATAAGATTATAAAAGACTATAATAAATTAAAAACAAATCTTTTGTCATTGAAACAAAAAATAATTCTTCCTATGCCTAAAAGTATGTACAATAAAATCAAACTTTCAAGTATTAAGAAAAAGGTAAAACAAATTAAAAAATACACTGTTAAAAGTGGTGACTCTTTATATTCGATTGCAAAAAAATATAAAATTAAAATTGATAAATTAAAAAAAGATAATAATTTAAAAACTTCACTTTTAAGAATAGGAGATAAGATTGTTATTCGATAAATCTTTAAAAATAACTATTTTTAGTACCTTATGTACAACTTTTATTTTTACAGGATGTTCTACAAAAACAACTTCAGGTTATTATATCCCTTTTGTAAGTAAAGAATCTTCTTCGAGCACAAATAGAAATCTTAATCCTTTAGGGGAACAAGAAATTAGAAATTCAAAAGCAATGCATCGTGCAACAATGAGACCTTATAAAGTTCATGGGAAATGGTATTATCCTACACTGGCAAAAGTAGGGGATTCTCAAAAAGGTATTGCATCTTGGTATGGACCAAATTTTCATGCTAAAAAAACCTCTAATGGAGAAGTTTATGATATGCATGCAATGACTGCAGCTCATAAAACTTTACCTATGAATACTATGGTAAAAGTAGATAATTTAGAAAATGGGAAGTCAACTATTGTAAGAATAAATGATAGAGGACCTTTTATTACTGGAAGAATTATTGATTTATCAAATAAAGCTGCTCATGCAATCAATATGGTTGGAAAAGGAACTGTTAGTGTAAAAATTACGGTTCTTGGGTTTAATGCTAAAATTGCAAAAACAAAAGAAGAAAAACAACAAACAGCAAGTGTTGGAAGATATTATGTTCAAGTTGGTGCTTTTAGTAAACTTGAAGGTGCAAAAATTACAAAAAGAAAATTTGAGTTAATTTTAGAAGATAGATATAGTGTTATAATTAAAAGTACAGATTTAAATAGAGTTTGGATTAGTGGTTTTAGGTCTGAAGAAGAAGCACAGGATTTCAAAGAAGCAAATGGATTAAGTGGTGCATTAATTATTGCAAAATAGGAACAAATATGATAGAAATTAATAGAAAAACAAAAGAAACAGATATTAAATGTAAATTAGATATTCAAGGGAATGGAACTTCAAATATAAATACTGGAGTTGGTTTTTTTGATCATATGTTAGAAGCACTTTCAAAACATAGTGGTATAGATATTGATTTATCATGTGAAGGTGATTTACATATTGATGCACATCATACTGTAGAAGATTGTGGTATTGTTTTAGGGAAAGCTTTAAAAGATGAGATTTTCCCAATTAAAAATGTAGAAAGATATGGTAATGCTACTGTTGTTATGGATGAAGCTTCTACTACCTGTGCTTTAGATTTATCTAATAGACCTTTTTTAGTTTATGAAGTGAATTTAAGTGGAAAAGTAGGAGAGTTTGATGTTGAACTCGCTGAAGAATTTTTTCATGCTATTGTTATGAATTCAGGTCTTACTTGCCATATAATAAATGAAAGAGGAAGAAACAAACATCATATTTTAGAAGCCAGTTTTAAAGCTTTTGCTGTTGCTTTAAGACGAGCAATGGCTAAAAATGAAAAACTAGGAGTTCCTAGTACAAAAGGTGTTTTATGATTGAGTTACTTGTTCTTGATGTTGATGGAACTTTGACTAATGGACAAATAACTTATACTAATAGTGGAGATGAATTAAAATCCTTTGATGTTGCCGATGGTTTGGCAATTGCTACTTGGACGAAGAAACTTGGTAAAAAAGTAGCTATTATTACAGGAAGAACTTCTAAAATAGTAGAAACAAGAGCAAAAGACTTAAATATAACTCATCTTTATCAAAAAGTTGATAATAAAGATGAAGTTCTAGAAAATATTTTAAAAGAAGAAAATTTATCTTGGAATCAAGTTGCTGCAATTGGTGATGACTTGAATGACTATAAAATGTTAAAAAAAGTTGGTCTTTCTTTTACTCCTGCAAATGGTTCAAAATATATTAAAGATATAGTGAATATACAATGTAAAGCTTTTGGTGGAAGTGGTGCAGTAAAAGAAATGATAGAATATATTATAAAAGAAGATGGAATTGAAGAGGAATATGTAAATTCATGGTTGTAAGAGTTTTTGTAGTAGTACTTTTAATTTTATCAGTAGTTAGCTATTTTATACCTGTTAATAATAGTACAAAAAATGATTCAATTGATGATATGCCTCTTTTAGTATTTAAAGATTCTACAATGTATACTCTAACAACAGAGAATATGAATAGAATAGTTTATTCAAAAGAAGTTCAAAGATTTAGAGATAGAGATGTTATGTATGAAGGTGCTTTAACTTTAAAAGGAAAAGATAAAAATAATAATGATATTACTGATATTTTATATTCAGATATTATCATAAAAAAAGCTGAACTTTATAAATTTTTAAAGAATGTAAGATTTAGAAGAGATGACTTTGTTACTTTAAATACAGATGAATTGTTTTATGATTCTTTGAAAGAAGTAGCAACAAATACTTTACCCTTTTATGGTACTTATTATAGTAATAAAATTGAAGGAGAGAGTTTATATTTAGATATGAACTCTTATCATATGAAATCAAATAATACTCATTTTGAAATAGAAATTGAAAAAAATTAAAGGAAATATTTAATGAAATTATTATTAAAAGTTGCATTGATTTCTACTTTTCTTTTTGCTAATGCAAATACAGAGAAACTCATAATTGATGCAAAAAACTTTGAGACAGATGATAGTAAAGGTGTTTCAATATTTACAGGAAATGTAAAATTGAAGATGGCAAAAGATAAACTAAACTCTGATAAATTAGAAGTTTTTATGAAGCCTAAGTCTCAAGGTAAAAATGTAGAGCCTTTAAAATATATTGCTACAGGAAATGTAAGTTTTACAATTTTTTCAAATGGTAAACATTATGAAGGAAAAGGTAGTAAAGTTATTTATGATCCAAAAAAATTAGAGTATACTGTTATTGGTAAAGGTTATTTAAATGAAGTAACAGAAAGTAGAGAACTTTATGGAGAAAAAATTTTTATAAACCAACAAACAGGAAGTGCTAAAGTTAGTGGTACAGATAATAAGCCTGTTAGATTTATTTTAAATATAGAAAGTAGTAATAAAGAAAAATGAAAATAGTAGATGCCCAATTTTTAACATCAGCACAAAGTATTATAGACTCTCCTGCTCCAGATAAAGCAGAAGTTGCTTTTTTAGGTAGATCTAATGTAGGAAAGTCTTCTTTATTAAATACTTTAACAAATAGAAAAGGTTTAGCTAAGTCTTCTTCAACACCAGGAAAAACTCAATTAATAAACTATTTTGATATTAAGTTTAAAACCTCAAATGAAGAGTTACCTTATCTTTATGCAAGATTTGTTGATTTACCTGGATTTGGTTATGCAAAAGTCTCTAAAAGCTTAAAAAGAGACTGGAATAAAAACTTAACAGGTTATTTAGAAGAAAGACCATGTTTACAAATATTTGTTCATTTAGTTGATGCCCGACATACAGAGTTAGAAATAGATAAGAATGTGGATGATTTTTTACAAACAATAAAAAGAGGAGACCAAATAATTATTCATGCTTTTACAAAGATTGATAAATTAAAACAAAATGACTTACAAAAATTAAAAAGAGCATACCCTGATGGAATTTTTATCTCAAATTTAAAAAAAAGAGGTTTAGAGCAACTTCAAAATAAAATTACAGGATATCTCTTTGGAAATTAATTTTGTTAAACCTGATGTAAGTCATATAAAATCAATGCAAGAACTTGTAAAAGAAGAAGTAGAGAATGGAAATATTCTTTTAAGAACAGAAGATGAAATGGCTAATACTATTAGGTCTTATACTTTGGTTGAAGTAGATAGTAAGATAGCTGGATTTACTGCTTTGCATATTCATTCAGCAAGGTTAGCAGAAGTAAGAAGCTTGGTCGTATCTAAAAACTACAGGGGACTTAAACTTGGAAAAAAATTAGTAGAGGCCTGTATTACTGAAGCTAAAAAGCTAGGCTTGGAACAAATTTTATCATTAACATATGAAAAAGGCTTTTTTGAAAGTTGTGGTTTTCATGAAATTGCAAAAGAGGATATTCCTGAACATAAAATTTGGGCTGATTGTATTAGATGTAAGCATTTCCCTATTTGCGAAGAAATAGCGATGGTATATGACTTATGAAAAAAACTCTGCTAATAATATTAACTTTTCCTTTTATATTATTAGCAGAAACTAATTTTTCTTTTAAAACTAATTTAATTAAACTTACTAAAGAAGAAAAACTTTTCTTAATTGAAAAAAATATTGATTGTGTTGTTAGCAAAAATTGGCCTCCTTTTATTTTTGAAGATAATAACAAACTAGTTGGAATTTCAAAAGACTTTTGGGATTTGATCAAAAATAAAACTTTAATTAGTTCTTCATGTCGTGATGTTGGTACCTTTCACGAACTTTTAACTTTAATACAGAATAAAAAAGCAGATATTAGTTTATCTTCTGCAGTAAGTGAAGAAACTCTTGATTTTGCCTTATTTTCTAAACCTTATATTTCTTATCCTCTTGCAATTGCTACAACTATGGATAAACAATATATTTCAAATACTTCTTTACTTAATAATAAAAAAATTGCTGTTGGTAAAAATTATAGTTCTTATCAAATTTTAAAAGCAAAGTACCCTAAAATTGAGTTTGTTGAAGTTGAAAATAATATAGAAGCTTTAAATCTTCTTGCTAGAGGGGATGTTTATGCTGTTGTAGATATTTTGCCTGTTTTATCTTTAATTATTTCAGAATATGGTTTTAAAAATATAAAGATCAGTGGAACAACAGAGTTTAATTTTGATGTTAGATTTATGGTTAGAAATGATTATGAAGAACTAGTTTCAATTATAAATAAGGCAATTGATTCTATTACGAAAGAAGAGTTAAATCAAATCAAAAATAAATGGCTCTCCGTGCGATTAGAAAGTGTTGTTGATTATTCTAGATTTTGGGAAATAGGATTTATTATCTTTTTAGTATTAATTATTTTATTTTATAGACAATACATTCTTAATAAACATAATAAAAAATTACAAGAAGCTAATGAAGAAATAGAAAAGAAAACCATTGAATTGGAAAAAAAGACTAAGCAATTAGCAAAACAAAAAGAGTTGTTTGAAAAAATTTATAATGAATCAACTGATGGCATTTTTTTAGTAGATTTAAAACAAAATAGAATTATTGATTGTAATGACTCTGCTTTAAAAATATTAAAATATACTTTTAAAGAAGAGTTTATTCAACTAAAATTAGAAGATTTTTTCCCTTTTAAACAAGCAAATGGAATATCTTCAATTTTTAGAATATATAAAATGATTGATATAGCAATAGAAAAAGGTTCAAACTCTTTTGAGTTTATTTTTAAAAATAAAAAAGCCCAAAATATTTGGTTAGAAGTTGTATTAACAACTATTAATTTAGATGATAGTAATTTAATGCATGTTGTTTTAAGAGATATTGATAAAAGAAAAGAGATGGAAGAGGAACTGAATATCCTTACTTTTAATTTAGAAGGAAAAGTAAAACAAGAAGTAAAAAAGAATGAGGAAAAAACAAAACAATTGTTACAGCAAAGTAGATTAGCCCAAATGGGAGAAATGATTTCTATGATTGCCCATCAATGGAGACAACCTTTAACTGCAATATCTGCTACAACTAATAATTTACTTCTTAGAATGATGATAAAAGATAGACCAAAAGATGAAGATTTAGAAAAAGAGATATCTTTGATTTCTGATTATTCTCAATATCTTTCTAATACAATAGATGATTTTAGGAACTTTTTTAAAAGTGAAAAAGAGAAAATTGATATAACTTTAGAAACTATCGTAAACAATTCAATTTCAATTATTAAAAATTCATTGGAATCAAATAGTATTAAATTGTCTATAGACTACTCTTGTAATGAAACAGTAAATGTTTTTGCATCAGAAGTAAATCAAGTAATTTTGAATTTAATTAAAAATGCAGAAGATGCTATTTTAGAAAGTAATTTAGAAGAAGGAGAAATAAAAGTATCAACTTTTTGTGAAGAAGCATTTTGTTATATTACTATAGAAGATAATGCAAAGGGAATTCCTGAAAAGATTATAGATAAAATCTTTGATCCTTATTTCTCAACTAAAACTTCAAAAGATGGTACAGGTTTAGGTTTGTATATGAGTAAAATTATTATAAAAGATCATTGTGGAGGAGAGTTAATAGCATCAAATAGTAAAAATGGAGCTATTTTTACAATAAAAATACCTAAAAGTTTATAAGAATTAATTACTCCACCACATTCTTAAATATAATCCTAAAGTTGAAGTATAGCCTACTTCACTAAAATTAAGATTTTGGTTTTTATCATAGATAAAAGTTGTAGGAAAAGCTTTTATATTAAATTGTTTTGTTAAAAAACCATCTTCATCATTTACTACTTTAAAAGTAAGATTGTTTTTTTCTAAGTATTTTTTTATTTCTTTTTCATTTCCTGATTGTGTGGCAATAGTTATTACTTGATAGTTTTTTGAAACTTTTTCAATATTACTTGCTTCTAATTCGCAAATAGGGCACCATGTTGCCCAAAAATGAATTAAGAGAGGTTTTTCCTTATCTATAAGATATTTCTCATTATTTAGAAGTTTAAATTCTTGTATATTTAACTTTTCTTTATTTAAATCAAGAGACTTATAATAGCTCACAATATTTAATACAATAACAAAAATTACTGTATATTTAATAGTTTCTTTTATATATTTTTTTATTTTACTATTCATTTAAAACCTTAGAAGTATTTCCTTATGATTATTTATAAATCATAAGGAAATTTTAGCATTTTAGTATAAAGTGAATGTTTATAATATTTTATATATATGGTTTTTTATTATAACTGGTACAAAAAACATTGATACTACATATGAAATTAATGTTCCACCAATTAATGCAACCCCAAGTCCTCCAAAAACTGCATCAGTTGCAAGTAATGAAGATGCGAATACCATTGTTAAAACAGTTAGAATAATAGGTTTAGATCTGGTTGCTGTTGCTTTTGCAATGGCTTGATTTATAGTTAGTCCTTCATTTTGAATTAATTGTTTTGTAAAATCAATAATTAAAGTAGAATTTCTTGAATTAATTCCAATAAGTCCAATAAAACCAATCAAAGAAGTTGCTGTTAGGTAAAAGGTGTCATTAGTAATAGTATCCATAATAATATGTGCAAAAATTACTCCAATAATTGAAATAAAACTAGCTAAAACTATTCCTCCTGAAATAGCGAAGCTTTTATAGTAAACAACCATTAAAAAGAAAATTAAAACTAAAGCTATAATAAATGCTCCCCCTAAGTCTATAAAAGTATCTATTGTTACTTTTAATTCTCCATCCCAGATAAGTTTAAATTTTTCATTAGTTTGCTTGTTTATAAACTCTAAATTTAACATATCACTTTTTATCACTTTATAGTCTTTATCAAAATTATTTAAAAAATCATCTCTTGCATCAAGTAAAGGATATATTTGACTATCTTTGTTTGTTTCAGCTATTACATTTATAAATGGAGTTAAATTTTTAGAAGTTAGCGTTGCTTCTGTTTTTGTTTTTGTGATTTTAACAAGTTCATTTACTGGTATTAAATTTCCATATTTATTTACAAGTTTTAGTTTTGAAAGTTCATTTAAAATGGCTTCTTTATTATTTGTATCAAATATTCTATTATCATCAAGCCTTAAGAAAATAGGTATTTGACTTTGTTTATTACTTTCATTAACAGCTGCAACACTTAAGCCTTGGTAAGCTAAATATATAGTATTTTTAACTTGTTCTAAAGAAATACCACTTTCAATAATCTTATTGTTGTCTAAACTTAATTCGAATTTATCAAGTTCATCATCTGCCATAACATCTACATCTACCAAAGTTTTTTGCTTTTCTAAAACTTTTGCTACTTTTTTTGAAAAATCTCTTCTGCTGTCAAAAGAGTTTCCTCCATAAACTTCTGCAACAATTGAGGCTAAAACAGGAGGACCAGCTGGTAATTCTATTAATTTGATATTGGCTTCATAGTTAGAACATTTTTCTTGAAGTTCTTCTCTAATTGAACTTACAAAGTTATAACTAGTAATATCTCTATCTTTAAATTTTTTTATATTTACAACAATTTCAGCTTGAGATTGTTTATCCTTTAAAGAACTTTGTTTTACTAAAGCTGCAAAGTCTAAAGGTTGTCCTTGCCCTAGAAAAACTGAAATATCTGTAACAATATCTTTGGTAATCAAAATTTTTGAAATACAAGAAGTTACTTCTTTTGTTTGATTTAATGAAGCTTTATCATGTAAATCTACATAAACTGAAAAAGTATCAGAATCCTTACTTGGTAACATTTTAGCTTTTGTAATCTCTATAGGAAAAGTAAGTACACTAAGTAAAAATAAAATAAGTGTAATTACATAAACCATCAAGGATTTAAAAGGATTTTCTAAAATTGTATAAATAAAATTTTCAAGTTTCATATAAATCCTTTATAAAAATTTCTTAACTAAATAAGGAGTAAACATATATGCAACAATTAATGAAACAATAAGTGCAATTGGTACAAATACAGGAAGAGGGTTCATAAATTGTCCCATCATACCTCCTACAAAAAACATTGGAATAAAAGTCATAATAATAGCTATTGTTGCAATATTTGTTGCATTTCCAATTTCATTTGTTGCAGTTATGGATAAGGTTTTGATATCAGTAGTTTTTTTATCCTCTTTTCTATGCCTAACTATATTTTCAATTACAATAATTGCTGCATCAACAAGCATACCTAAACTTACAATTAAAGCAAAAAGAGTGATTCTATTTATAGTTTCATCTAAAATAAAACCAATAAAAAGTGTCATTGATAAAATCATTGGAACCAATAATGAAACAATCATAGCTTCTTTAAAACCTAAAGTAAATATTAGTAAAATAGCAATAATTATAATAGAAATTAAAAGATTCTGAACTAAAGAGTTCACAGCATTATTTGCTGTATATCCATCATCTCTTGTAATAACATATTTTATATTTTTATTTTCTAGTTTATTTTCTATACTTTTGATATATTCAAATATCTTTTCATTTATTATTACAGAGTTTGAACCTTTTAATTTTGATATTTCTAAAGTAAGTTGAGAAATACCCTCTTTGTGTTCCTTCGTATATAAAATAGCTTCTTTTTTATTTTGGATATCAAAGCCTTTAGTAACTTTTGCTACATCTTTTAAATAAATAGGGGTATTAAAATTATATGAAATAATAATATTTTCTAAATCTTCTTTTGATTCTATAGCATTTTTTATACTTAATACAGTTAGGTTTTTTTCTTTATTATCACTTTTTATATTAGGAGTAATCTGTGATAAAGCTTTTACTCTTTGGGCAATTGCCCCTAAAGATAAATTATAGCTAGCTAATTTATTTGCATTGAATTCAACATTATATTGATCTTTTTTTTCTCCTTTAAAATCAACTAAAGCTACATTTTCTATTTTGTTTATTTCATGGGAAATCTTACTTATTTCATTATATAATTGAGTCTGAGAGATTTTATTATTATCTACATAAAAAGCAATAGTTGCAATGGGAATATCTGTATCTATATCCATTGTTTTGACAATAGGTTCTAAGGCTCCTTTTGGCATCATATCTATATTCCTCATCACTTGGTCATATAGTTTTAAATTAGAATCTTTTTTATCTTCCCCTATATAATACTGTACTTGAACTATTCCTACTGATTCTTTTGCATAAGAATAAATATATTCAACACCTTTTATTTCTCTTATTTTTTTTTCCAAAGGTTCTATGATAACTTTTTGTATTTCACTTGGTTTTGCACCAGGAAGAGGAACTATTACAGCTCCTCCACTTACTTTTATTTGAGGATTTTCTTCCCTTGGCATAAATTCTAATGAAATAAGTCCTAAAGATAAAATAAAAATACTCAAAATAAAAGTTAAGGGATGATCTATAAAGGTTTTGGCTAACTTCCCTGCAATATTATAGTTAATATCATTCATTATTTTGCCCTAAAATAACTTTACTATACATACCAGGATAGATATTTTTATCTTTTTTATCAAACTCTATTTTTAGTATAAAAGAGTGAGTCATATTTACAGTATTTGGAATAATTGATTTTATCTTTCCTTTTGTTTTATAGTTAATAGAATCAATTATTACTATAACTTCATCATTGATTTTAACTTTTGATAGCTGACTTTCTGAAATAGAAGTTTTTATTTTTAATGAGTTTAAATCTGTTAAAAT harbors:
- a CDS encoding ATP-binding protein — its product is MKKTLLIILTFPFILLAETNFSFKTNLIKLTKEEKLFLIEKNIDCVVSKNWPPFIFEDNNKLVGISKDFWDLIKNKTLISSSCRDVGTFHELLTLIQNKKADISLSSAVSEETLDFALFSKPYISYPLAIATTMDKQYISNTSLLNNKKIAVGKNYSSYQILKAKYPKIEFVEVENNIEALNLLARGDVYAVVDILPVLSLIISEYGFKNIKISGTTEFNFDVRFMVRNDYEELVSIINKAIDSITKEELNQIKNKWLSVRLESVVDYSRFWEIGFIIFLVLIILFYRQYILNKHNKKLQEANEEIEKKTIELEKKTKQLAKQKELFEKIYNESTDGIFLVDLKQNRIIDCNDSALKILKYTFKEEFIQLKLEDFFPFKQANGISSIFRIYKMIDIAIEKGSNSFEFIFKNKKAQNIWLEVVLTTINLDDSNLMHVVLRDIDKRKEMEEELNILTFNLEGKVKQEVKKNEEKTKQLLQQSRLAQMGEMISMIAHQWRQPLTAISATTNNLLLRMMIKDRPKDEDLEKEISLISDYSQYLSNTIDDFRNFFKSEKEKIDITLETIVNNSISIIKNSLESNSIKLSIDYSCNETVNVFASEVNQVILNLIKNAEDAILESNLEEGEIKVSTFCEEAFCYITIEDNAKGIPEKIIDKIFDPYFSTKTSKDGTGLGLYMSKIIIKDHCGGELIASNSKNGAIFTIKIPKSL
- a CDS encoding septal ring lytic transglycosylase RlpA family protein, which gives rise to MLFDKSLKITIFSTLCTTFIFTGCSTKTTSGYYIPFVSKESSSSTNRNLNPLGEQEIRNSKAMHRATMRPYKVHGKWYYPTLAKVGDSQKGIASWYGPNFHAKKTSNGEVYDMHAMTAAHKTLPMNTMVKVDNLENGKSTIVRINDRGPFITGRIIDLSNKAAHAINMVGKGTVSVKITVLGFNAKIAKTKEEKQQTASVGRYYVQVGAFSKLEGAKITKRKFELILEDRYSVIIKSTDLNRVWISGFRSEEEAQDFKEANGLSGALIIAK
- a CDS encoding redoxin domain-containing protein, with translation MNSKIKKYIKETIKYTVIFVIVLNIVSYYKSLDLNKEKLNIQEFKLLNNEKYLIDKEKPLLIHFWATWCPICELEASNIEKVSKNYQVITIATQSGNEKEIKKYLEKNNLTFKVVNDEDGFLTKQFNIKAFPTTFIYDKNQNLNFSEVGYTSTLGLYLRMWWSN
- the hisB gene encoding imidazoleglycerol-phosphate dehydratase HisB; protein product: MIEINRKTKETDIKCKLDIQGNGTSNINTGVGFFDHMLEALSKHSGIDIDLSCEGDLHIDAHHTVEDCGIVLGKALKDEIFPIKNVERYGNATVVMDEASTTCALDLSNRPFLVYEVNLSGKVGEFDVELAEEFFHAIVMNSGLTCHIINERGRNKHHILEASFKAFAVALRRAMAKNEKLGVPSTKGVL
- a CDS encoding N-acetyltransferase — protein: MEINFVKPDVSHIKSMQELVKEEVENGNILLRTEDEMANTIRSYTLVEVDSKIAGFTALHIHSARLAEVRSLVVSKNYRGLKLGKKLVEACITEAKKLGLEQILSLTYEKGFFESCGFHEIAKEDIPEHKIWADCIRCKHFPICEEIAMVYDL
- a CDS encoding KdsC family phosphatase, with translation MIELLVLDVDGTLTNGQITYTNSGDELKSFDVADGLAIATWTKKLGKKVAIITGRTSKIVETRAKDLNITHLYQKVDNKDEVLENILKEENLSWNQVAAIGDDLNDYKMLKKVGLSFTPANGSKYIKDIVNIQCKAFGGSGAVKEMIEYIIKEDGIEEEYVNSWL
- the yihA gene encoding ribosome biogenesis GTP-binding protein YihA/YsxC; amino-acid sequence: MKIVDAQFLTSAQSIIDSPAPDKAEVAFLGRSNVGKSSLLNTLTNRKGLAKSSSTPGKTQLINYFDIKFKTSNEELPYLYARFVDLPGFGYAKVSKSLKRDWNKNLTGYLEERPCLQIFVHLVDARHTELEIDKNVDDFLQTIKRGDQIIIHAFTKIDKLKQNDLQKLKRAYPDGIFISNLKKRGLEQLQNKITGYLFGN
- a CDS encoding TatD family hydrolase, which encodes MIIDSHCHLDNKQFYDDIDEVICRALDHGVKGFLIPGADPDDLPKAMQLAEKYKEVFFSAGVHPYDIKAYDKKILQEYISHPKCIAVGECGLDYFRLPEDEQEKKEEVQLQKEIFIKQIEFAKEVKKPLIVHVREASNDSRTILENYGAKEVGGVLHCFNASEHLLPLSEHNFYFGIGGVLTFKNARKLVEVLPKIPRDKIILETDCPYLTPHPHRGKRNEPFYTTFVAQKVSELLNLELSEVEKLTVDNTKNLFKQFSTII
- a CDS encoding LysM peptidoglycan-binding domain-containing protein, giving the protein MRKLALLFALSFYSYASLIGSSYSQRDLSILENLDINPSFITDYKLQKVYEQYQSKYNSNNYIEKLNEASLFVPKVKDILRQEGIPDVFIYMAMAESNFTIDAKSRVRATGLWQFMSATGRRYGLENNLYVDERMDLIKSTRAAAKYLNRLHTLFGKWYLAAIAYNCGEGRVIEAITRATIDLYVEKNPKMKNNEKIKEYRKIIRAYQERRVRFRELRKVYNRVKKWGIEPDINDLLKVQTVVSRQYIPSESRRYIRKIISLAMMKSQSFIRHDENSHLLNMGISTTVATVPVKGGLHLRNIAQSIGMTYDELLGLNKHIKQSIIPPNEELYEINIPYSRLSRFNENKDTIKDTQYLVHIVKRGDTLYDLSRKYNIPYKIIKDYNKLKTNLLSLKQKIILPMPKSMYNKIKLSSIKKKVKQIKKYTVKSGDSLYSIAKKYKIKIDKLKKDNNLKTSLLRIGDKIVIR
- a CDS encoding LptA/OstA family protein, encoding MKLLLKVALISTFLFANANTEKLIIDAKNFETDDSKGVSIFTGNVKLKMAKDKLNSDKLEVFMKPKSQGKNVEPLKYIATGNVSFTIFSNGKHYEGKGSKVIYDPKKLEYTVIGKGYLNEVTESRELYGEKIFINQQTGSAKVSGTDNKPVRFILNIESSNKEK